The bacterium genome window below encodes:
- a CDS encoding cyclic 2,3-diphosphoglycerate synthase: MRKVLIMGAAGRDFHNFNVFFRQNRSYKVVCFTATQIPNIEDRRYPKELSGPLYPNGISIYPESQLTYLIKRHKINVVVFSYSDISHNLVMHKASEAIAAGADFWFLGPESSMIRSRKKVISVCASRTGSGKSQTTRRICEILKDNNISFSVIRHPMPYGDLRKQIVQKFKTYSDLEKHHCTIEEREEYEPYIKMGHAIYAGVDYGLILKEAEKNSQVILWDGGNNDLPFYTPDLHIVVVDPLRTGNESTYHPGEANVRMADIVIINKVDSAPRKNVEILRDNVKRLNKHAIIIEAASPTIADKPQLIKNKRVVVVEDGPTLTHGEMSFGAGVVASKRYKAKTIVDPRKYIVGSIRKAFVKYPQIGALIPALGYSPKQIRELEKSINSTPADSIVMATPIDLRRFMKFNKPVAKIEYALREKNRALFEKTVLHCLKSR, from the coding sequence ATGCGGAAAGTTCTGATCATGGGTGCAGCCGGCAGGGATTTTCATAATTTCAACGTATTTTTCAGACAAAACCGATCATATAAAGTCGTTTGTTTTACGGCCACACAGATCCCCAATATTGAGGATCGCAGATATCCGAAAGAGCTGTCCGGACCTCTTTATCCGAATGGTATTTCGATATATCCTGAAAGTCAGTTGACGTATTTGATCAAGAGACATAAAATCAACGTTGTGGTATTTTCTTATTCGGATATTTCACATAATCTTGTGATGCACAAGGCATCGGAAGCCATTGCGGCCGGCGCCGATTTTTGGTTCCTGGGACCAGAATCATCAATGATCCGATCCAGGAAAAAAGTGATCTCAGTATGCGCATCGCGGACCGGTTCAGGGAAAAGCCAGACAACGCGCCGTATCTGCGAGATCTTAAAAGATAATAATATAAGTTTTTCAGTGATCCGGCATCCCATGCCGTACGGCGATCTCCGGAAGCAGATTGTTCAGAAATTCAAGACTTATTCCGATCTTGAAAAACATCATTGTACTATTGAAGAACGGGAAGAGTATGAACCTTACATAAAAATGGGGCATGCCATTTATGCCGGCGTTGACTACGGCCTAATTCTAAAAGAAGCCGAAAAGAATTCACAAGTAATTCTATGGGACGGCGGCAATAATGATCTGCCTTTTTATACACCGGACCTTCATATTGTCGTCGTTGATCCTCTGCGCACGGGGAATGAAAGCACATACCACCCGGGAGAAGCGAACGTACGCATGGCAGATATCGTAATAATCAATAAAGTTGATTCTGCACCGCGAAAAAATGTTGAAATATTGAGAGATAATGTAAAAAGATTAAACAAACACGCGATCATTATTGAAGCCGCATCTCCGACCATTGCAGACAAGCCTCAATTGATAAAGAATAAACGGGTGGTGGTGGTTGAAGACGGCCCTACCCTGACCCATGGCGAGATGTCGTTCGGCGCGGGCGTCGTCGCGTCAAAGCGCTACAAGGCAAAAACCATCGTCGATCCGAGAAAATATATTGTCGGCTCTATCCGGAAAGCGTTCGTCAAATATCCTCAGATCGGAGCGCTTATTCCGGCACTGGGGTATAGCCCAAAGCAGATCAGAGAGCTTGAAAAAAGCATTAATAGCACACCCGCGGATTCCATTGTAATGGCAACTCCGATCGACCTGCGGCGGTTCATGAAGTTTAACAAACCCGTCGCGAAAATTGAATATGCATTAAGGGAAAAAAACCGAGCCTTGTTCGAAAAAACCGTGTTGCATTGTTTGAAGTCTAGATAG
- the ppdK gene encoding pyruvate, phosphate dikinase: MKKLVYNFGGKKADGSAAMKSLLGGKGANLAEMTNIGIPVPPGFTITSEVCNYFYANRRKLPKELKAQVKKAMLRTETIMNRKFGDPDSPLLISVRSGARASMPGMMETVLNIGLTEKTIPGLVRQSQDSRFVFDAYRRLIMMYSDVVMEKAAGIEPHDDESGIRKQLEKIMSTMKQEKGCKSDTDLTAEDLKKLCGLFKQRIRDVLKKEFPDDTEEQLWGGIGAVFASWQGKRAVSYRRIEGIPDEWGTACSVQTMVFGNMGKSSGTGVAFTRNPGNGENQFYGEYLINAQGEDVVAGIRTPAPLNEYSKSEQNKDLLTMEKGMPELYQELVGYRNKLEKHYRDMQDVEFTIEKGLLWMLQCRVGKRNGPAAVRMAMDMLKERLIAKTDAVMRVSPPQLDELLHPMIDPKAEMGLKPLAKGLPAGPGGATGQIVMTSADAVAWAKLGKKVILVREETNPEDVEGMRAARAVLTARGGMTSHAALVARGWGKCCIVGCSGVKIDYEHKKAFIGEKTFNEGDWITLNGTKGNVYEGQLKMTESAEENVLLHEFLKVCDAVRKLGVRTNADTPADAKRARSFGAEGIGLLRTEHMFYGKGADQPLFLLRKMIISKTVAERRKALEELFPYVKNDVKGTLEAMDGYPVVIRLLDPPLHEFVPREKEKLEKLALELNISMQELEDRAENLHESNPMMGHRGVRLGITYPEISEMQVRAIFEAAAELINEGKHPYPEIMVPVVGEVKELENQVIIVQRVYKEVLAKYALKKIKYLYGTMIEIPRACIVADQIAEVTQFFSYGTNDLTQMGFGFSRDDIGGFLPDYLKKSILPGDPFQSIDQRGIGELIKIGIERGRKTRPELEVGICGEHGGDPRSIHFCHRVGMDYVSCSPFRVPIARLSAAHAALLYPAGKKKTSKKRKR, encoded by the coding sequence ATGAAAAAATTAGTCTATAATTTTGGCGGAAAAAAGGCTGACGGATCAGCGGCCATGAAAAGCCTGCTGGGCGGAAAAGGAGCCAACCTTGCCGAAATGACCAACATCGGCATACCCGTACCTCCCGGTTTCACGATCACCAGCGAAGTGTGCAATTATTTTTATGCCAATCGCCGAAAACTACCTAAGGAATTGAAGGCTCAAGTTAAAAAAGCGATGCTGCGGACCGAAACCATCATGAACAGAAAATTCGGCGACCCGGATAGCCCCTTGCTCATATCGGTCCGGTCGGGCGCCCGCGCCTCGATGCCGGGCATGATGGAAACCGTCTTGAATATCGGTCTGACCGAAAAGACCATACCCGGTCTCGTCCGGCAAAGCCAGGACAGCCGGTTCGTTTTCGATGCGTACCGCAGGCTCATCATGATGTACTCGGACGTGGTTATGGAAAAGGCAGCCGGTATAGAACCTCATGATGACGAATCGGGCATCCGCAAGCAGCTTGAAAAAATAATGTCTACCATGAAGCAGGAAAAGGGTTGCAAGAGCGATACCGACCTAACCGCCGAGGACCTGAAAAAATTGTGCGGCTTGTTCAAACAACGCATCCGTGATGTTCTAAAGAAAGAGTTCCCAGATGACACCGAGGAACAGCTTTGGGGAGGCATTGGCGCCGTATTTGCCTCATGGCAGGGCAAACGCGCGGTCAGCTACCGACGGATCGAAGGGATCCCTGACGAATGGGGAACGGCGTGCAGCGTGCAGACGATGGTCTTCGGCAACATGGGCAAATCGTCGGGCACAGGTGTTGCTTTCACGCGGAACCCGGGTAACGGCGAGAACCAGTTCTACGGCGAATACTTGATCAATGCCCAGGGTGAAGATGTCGTCGCCGGCATAAGGACGCCGGCGCCGCTCAATGAATATTCAAAATCAGAGCAGAACAAAGATCTGCTGACCATGGAAAAAGGCATGCCCGAACTTTACCAGGAACTGGTCGGTTACCGGAATAAACTAGAAAAACATTACCGCGACATGCAGGATGTCGAGTTCACGATTGAAAAAGGACTGCTTTGGATGCTTCAGTGCCGGGTTGGAAAAAGGAACGGACCAGCAGCCGTGCGAATGGCGATGGATATGTTGAAAGAAAGATTGATCGCGAAAACCGATGCGGTCATGCGCGTGAGCCCGCCTCAGCTGGATGAACTCCTTCACCCGATGATCGACCCGAAGGCGGAAATGGGACTGAAACCCCTGGCCAAAGGGCTGCCGGCTGGTCCGGGCGGCGCGACGGGTCAGATCGTGATGACGTCGGCCGATGCCGTGGCCTGGGCAAAGCTGGGTAAGAAGGTCATCCTGGTCCGCGAAGAGACAAATCCGGAAGACGTGGAAGGAATGAGAGCCGCCCGGGCCGTACTCACGGCGCGCGGCGGCATGACATCGCATGCCGCCCTTGTTGCCCGGGGCTGGGGCAAATGCTGCATCGTGGGTTGCAGCGGCGTCAAGATCGATTACGAGCATAAAAAAGCGTTCATCGGAGAAAAAACGTTCAACGAAGGTGACTGGATAACGCTCAATGGCACCAAAGGCAATGTTTACGAAGGCCAACTCAAGATGACGGAATCGGCCGAAGAGAACGTTTTGCTGCATGAATTCCTCAAAGTCTGCGATGCCGTGCGTAAACTCGGGGTAAGAACCAATGCTGATACGCCGGCGGATGCTAAGCGCGCGCGCAGTTTCGGCGCCGAGGGCATTGGGCTGCTCAGGACCGAACACATGTTCTATGGCAAAGGTGCGGACCAGCCGCTCTTCCTGCTGCGGAAGATGATAATTTCCAAAACTGTAGCTGAACGCCGGAAAGCCCTGGAAGAGCTCTTCCCTTATGTGAAGAACGACGTCAAAGGCACACTGGAAGCGATGGACGGCTACCCCGTGGTAATAAGACTGCTTGACCCGCCCCTGCATGAATTCGTTCCCCGGGAAAAGGAGAAACTGGAAAAGCTCGCTTTGGAACTCAATATTTCAATGCAGGAACTGGAAGACCGGGCGGAGAACCTGCACGAATCCAACCCCATGATGGGCCACCGCGGCGTGCGCCTGGGCATTACCTACCCTGAGATCAGCGAAATGCAGGTAAGGGCCATCTTCGAAGCCGCGGCCGAACTGATCAACGAAGGCAAACACCCTTATCCTGAGATCATGGTGCCGGTCGTGGGCGAGGTCAAGGAACTCGAAAACCAGGTTATTATTGTCCAGCGCGTGTACAAGGAAGTGCTGGCAAAATACGCGCTCAAAAAGATAAAGTACCTGTATGGTACGATGATCGAGATCCCGCGGGCATGTATCGTAGCCGACCAGATCGCTGAAGTTACCCAGTTTTTTTCTTACGGTACGAACGACCTTACCCAGATGGGATTCGGGTTCTCGAGGGATGATATCGGCGGATTCCTGCCTGACTATCTTAAAAAATCGATCCTGCCTGGCGATCCGTTCCAGTCGATCGATCAGCGCGGTATCGGCGAGCTCATCAAGATCGGTATTGAACGCGGCCGTAAAACCCGGCCGGAACTTGAAGTGGGGATCTGCGGCGAGCATGGCGGTGATCCGAGATCCATCCATTTCTGCCACCGGGTCGGCATGGACTACGTTTCCTGCTCGCCTTTCAGGGTCCCGATCGCGCGTCTGTCAGCAGCGCATGCCGCTCTGCTCTATCCAGCGGGGAAAAAGAAAACAAGCAAAAAAAGAAAGAGATAA
- a CDS encoding MFS transporter encodes MRSFIPRGFSRDIWALFTTNIISSIGFSVTMPYMSLYLHNVLHVPMTIVGVILMTTLLIGSTLGLYGGELSDRLGRKYIMVRSLSVRFFVFLLLGIAIMLFPHVLIIAGLMLLNSILFSFYGPASQAYIADLTNEEKRISAYGLLRMGGNLGWALGPALGGLIAAFDYSYLFFFTAFCMAVAVFVLTRYSRESLDRTHVVRHDETTVQSIFSVVRDTQYFVFALICLIIFTVWGQLVSPISVYSVNCVGISKIQVGFLFSINGFMVAALQYFITSMIRRNRELDALWIGSLIYAAGYLTVGFATNFFMLALSMVVITVAEMVITPATQSYASIIADPRHRGRYMGVLNLSQTMGWAIGPLLGGIMLDIFPGRNFYSWSIIAGIAVCACFGFIFFKNKYRSSCLQAPASSR; translated from the coding sequence ATGAGATCATTCATCCCGCGCGGTTTTTCCCGCGACATCTGGGCGCTTTTTACAACCAATATCATCAGCTCGATCGGTTTTTCCGTAACCATGCCGTATATGAGCTTGTACCTCCACAATGTGCTTCATGTACCGATGACTATCGTAGGTGTTATTTTGATGACTACGCTTCTTATCGGGTCGACCCTTGGCTTGTATGGCGGTGAACTCAGCGACCGTCTGGGAAGAAAGTACATCATGGTCCGTTCCCTCTCCGTCCGGTTCTTTGTTTTTCTCCTGTTGGGCATCGCCATTATGCTTTTTCCCCACGTATTGATCATCGCCGGGCTCATGCTGTTGAATTCCATACTTTTCTCCTTCTATGGCCCGGCGTCGCAGGCATACATCGCCGACCTTACCAATGAAGAAAAGAGAATATCGGCGTACGGCCTGCTGCGCATGGGCGGCAATCTCGGCTGGGCATTGGGACCGGCATTGGGCGGACTGATCGCGGCATTCGATTATTCATATCTTTTTTTCTTCACTGCTTTCTGCATGGCGGTCGCGGTCTTTGTCCTCACCCGATACAGCCGCGAATCATTGGACCGGACGCATGTCGTGCGTCATGACGAGACAACGGTCCAAAGTATCTTTTCGGTCGTCAGGGACACCCAGTATTTTGTTTTCGCGCTCATCTGTCTTATCATCTTCACGGTCTGGGGGCAGCTGGTCTCTCCCATTTCGGTCTACAGCGTCAACTGCGTGGGCATTTCAAAAATTCAGGTGGGATTTCTCTTTTCCATTAACGGCTTCATGGTAGCGGCCCTTCAGTATTTCATCACGAGCATGATCCGGCGGAACCGGGAACTTGACGCGCTCTGGATCGGCTCATTGATCTACGCCGCTGGTTATCTCACGGTTGGCTTCGCGACTAATTTTTTCATGCTGGCGCTGTCAATGGTCGTTATTACGGTCGCGGAAATGGTGATAACACCGGCCACGCAAAGCTACGCTTCGATCATTGCCGACCCCCGTCACCGGGGACGCTATATGGGCGTTTTAAACCTGTCACAGACCATGGGCTGGGCGATTGGCCCGCTTCTGGGCGGCATCATGCTCGATATCTTCCCGGGCAGGAATTTCTATAGCTGGTCGATCATCGCCGGTATCGCGGTGTGCGCTTGTTTTGGGTTCATCTTCTTCAAGAACAAGTATCGGTCATCATGTCTCCAGGCACCGGCATCTTCGCGATAA
- a CDS encoding diacylglycerol kinase family protein, with product MSPGTGIFAIINPRAASNRARHQWQRIQQRMIDQGFSVTLRFTEKKSHAVALTQEAVQAGVRYIVGIGGDGTFNEIINGYMNTGVCADRLPELGLIAAGTGSDLIRTFNIPVDPCRAVDTILNGRTQAMDIGKVLFHDGHRTWTRYFANVFDVGLGGMVVRIANSLPKSLGGFLTFFLSSVAGLVLFKPQPLRLRADGRTIDTGPMNIVGVANCRYFGGGMDIAPMARFDDGVLELLYVKNTNLFKFLSRVLLPVYEAKHLAYEHLYHRAVQKIEVSGDRLFLADIDGEEEKALSAEVSVIPNAIRIRTPR from the coding sequence ATGTCTCCAGGCACCGGCATCTTCGCGATAATCAACCCGCGGGCCGCATCGAACCGTGCCCGCCATCAATGGCAGCGCATCCAGCAGCGCATGATCGATCAGGGATTCAGCGTGACGCTCCGGTTCACGGAAAAAAAATCCCATGCGGTCGCACTGACCCAGGAAGCCGTGCAGGCGGGAGTGCGCTACATCGTGGGCATTGGCGGCGACGGAACATTCAACGAGATCATCAACGGATACATGAACACGGGCGTCTGCGCCGACCGGCTGCCTGAACTCGGTCTGATCGCAGCGGGCACCGGATCGGACCTCATCCGGACTTTCAATATCCCGGTCGATCCGTGCCGGGCGGTCGACACCATACTGAACGGCAGAACCCAAGCCATGGACATCGGCAAAGTGCTGTTCCATGATGGTCACCGGACCTGGACCCGTTACTTTGCCAATGTGTTCGATGTCGGCCTCGGCGGCATGGTCGTTCGCATCGCCAATTCCCTCCCCAAGTCGCTGGGCGGATTCCTGACATTTTTCCTCTCCAGCGTCGCCGGGCTCGTGCTTTTCAAACCTCAGCCCTTGCGTCTTCGCGCGGATGGGAGAACGATCGATACTGGGCCCATGAATATCGTGGGCGTCGCCAACTGCCGCTATTTCGGTGGCGGCATGGATATTGCGCCCATGGCGCGGTTCGATGATGGAGTGCTGGAACTGCTGTATGTCAAGAATACCAACTTGTTCAAATTCCTGAGCCGCGTATTGCTGCCGGTCTATGAAGCAAAACACCTCGCCTACGAACATCTTTATCATCGCGCCGTGCAAAAGATCGAAGTAAGCGGCGACCGGTTGTTTTTAGCGGATATTGACGGTGAGGAAGAAAAAGCGCTCAGCGCTGAAGTGTCAGTGATCCCCAACGCGATAAGGATCCGCACACCGCGTTAG
- a CDS encoding C25 family cysteine peptidase — MILRALALFIVIISLLSAGVITETIEFTPADFQFSTQNGYDVVTLQGQFSTTEKGRPFLPAVTYYYLIPPTAEITSVEIISSSIQDFTGKYTPYPVQTIRPFSTNRIIPFVEPDAGVYGSAKPYPREIVEAIPSGCLSGYRLAGVMLYPVQFIPAEKKLRLYKSITLKINYTVGRHPTIPLTKSQADLFGAEVKSLVRNPETIEYWRPSEYNARAGEIDMVIITSTGQAANWNALKTWKTKKGINTAVISTDSVYAQYAGRDNQEKIRNFIRDYWQTKGLKYVILGGDDMIIPDRKTTLWVEESTIVGDIPTDMYYADLQWSWDGNHNDLFGEMEDTVDLFHDVYIGRAPVDNATNIATFTRKDTVFEKHPDTTYMKTLLLPSEMLFDPYHGKYPNNIIASYFPGTWKISRLEDPSYNQTRDSLNKGFQLCHVADHGSPWSLGVLDIEQVSTLTNGIKYDILNGMNCDCGSFDGMDCIAESLVNIPNGGCVATMLNSRYGLGYPPGLGPSEILDIEIFKSFIVAGALEFGAAHGRAKNFCRAMAMSQSPTRWCVYENTLFGDPSLAAYATKPQHMTVTYASSIQAGPQAFRVMASITGVPIKSALICAMKGTEVYATGRTNALGWVDLFVNPSTGTMNVTVTSENCLPFEGTCTVTAGSPRPCITYWAHHVNDASGNNNGRMDPGETVDLVITLKNQGNATATNVSGKLRTTCPYITFIDSTAIYGTVPAGDTSTGAGDIYRLQVSSTAPQGTEAEFIVFSQAGEGTWEPFFIDIIGTIPQPGLVWADHDTGACVLSVTTFGGFGTTYPHGEGSGFKYSKIVSNGSLYYGSMVCGTSSSYIVDRFYGPPSSSTINYDFNILDTLKPVLPPRAACEEYEAVYSDSGHASPKGLIVTQWSLMNSQPGYDDWAIVCFDYFNSGSTSITNFYSGMMFDFDLYNTTDNIVRSDTVRRFTYMMQPYSMYPTCGVRLIEPITARNLSAIDHLYYVEPATMMTEAVKDSFLKGLLQLRNSTRTDNYSICVSAGPYTITPGGNARAVYAVVGGNDSTLAKINSDSAQSWWDQHSGAVENRQAAHMRRAVLQLVQNPARHHIGIAYQLNKNETVAIDLYDATGQRRTRIFEGTLTGKGVLNWTPAHLAPGVYFVRLQQSTGDSIEKVLYLR; from the coding sequence ATGATCCTTCGCGCTCTGGCGCTTTTCATCGTCATCATAAGTTTACTGTCGGCCGGTGTCATAACCGAGACCATAGAATTTACACCTGCTGATTTCCAGTTTTCCACTCAAAATGGATACGACGTCGTAACTTTGCAAGGACAGTTTTCTACAACCGAAAAGGGGCGTCCTTTTTTACCGGCGGTCACTTATTACTATCTCATCCCGCCTACGGCTGAGATCACTTCCGTAGAGATTATTTCTTCTTCCATACAGGATTTTACGGGTAAGTATACCCCATATCCCGTACAGACCATCAGGCCTTTCTCAACGAACCGCATCATTCCCTTTGTCGAACCTGACGCCGGCGTTTATGGATCGGCCAAACCTTATCCCCGCGAGATCGTCGAGGCAATTCCCAGCGGTTGTCTATCCGGATACCGCTTGGCTGGTGTGATGCTTTACCCGGTGCAGTTTATCCCGGCTGAAAAAAAGCTGCGCCTGTATAAAAGCATCACTCTTAAGATAAATTATACTGTAGGGCGCCATCCAACGATCCCGCTTACCAAAAGCCAGGCCGACCTTTTTGGCGCGGAAGTAAAGAGCCTGGTGCGTAATCCAGAGACTATTGAATACTGGCGCCCGAGCGAATACAACGCGCGTGCCGGCGAGATCGACATGGTTATCATTACCAGTACAGGCCAGGCAGCCAACTGGAACGCTTTGAAAACCTGGAAGACCAAGAAAGGCATCAACACCGCGGTCATAAGCACCGACTCGGTCTACGCACAGTACGCGGGCCGTGACAATCAGGAAAAGATTAGAAATTTTATCCGTGATTATTGGCAGACCAAAGGGCTGAAATACGTCATTCTCGGCGGCGACGACATGATAATACCCGACCGCAAGACGACTCTTTGGGTCGAAGAGAGCACGATCGTTGGCGACATCCCGACCGATATGTACTATGCAGACCTGCAATGGTCATGGGATGGCAATCACAATGACCTCTTCGGTGAAATGGAAGACACCGTGGATCTCTTCCACGATGTCTATATCGGCCGGGCGCCGGTCGACAACGCCACCAACATAGCGACGTTCACGCGCAAGGACACGGTGTTCGAAAAACATCCCGATACGACCTATATGAAAACTTTGTTGCTTCCTTCAGAAATGCTGTTCGACCCGTATCACGGCAAGTATCCCAACAATATCATTGCCAGCTATTTCCCGGGTACCTGGAAGATCTCGAGGCTCGAAGATCCGTCATACAATCAAACCCGTGATTCGCTCAATAAGGGTTTCCAGCTGTGTCATGTCGCAGACCATGGCAGCCCCTGGTCTCTTGGCGTCCTTGACATAGAACAGGTATCCACCCTGACCAACGGTATAAAATACGACATCTTAAACGGCATGAACTGCGATTGCGGCAGTTTTGACGGTATGGACTGCATCGCGGAAAGTTTGGTGAACATCCCCAACGGCGGCTGCGTCGCGACCATGCTCAATTCGCGTTACGGCCTGGGATATCCTCCCGGTCTTGGCCCATCCGAGATCCTCGATATTGAGATCTTTAAGAGTTTTATCGTCGCCGGAGCTCTGGAATTTGGAGCTGCACACGGGCGGGCAAAAAATTTCTGCCGGGCTATGGCCATGTCACAGTCACCGACCCGCTGGTGCGTGTACGAGAACACGCTGTTCGGCGATCCATCGCTCGCCGCGTACGCGACAAAACCGCAGCATATGACCGTCACGTACGCATCGTCAATACAGGCCGGGCCGCAGGCATTCCGCGTAATGGCAAGTATTACCGGTGTACCTATCAAGAGCGCGCTGATTTGCGCGATGAAGGGTACGGAAGTGTATGCAACGGGCCGCACGAATGCACTGGGCTGGGTCGACCTGTTCGTGAACCCCTCCACCGGCACCATGAACGTGACGGTCACGTCAGAGAACTGCCTGCCCTTTGAAGGCACCTGCACCGTGACCGCCGGCTCACCAAGACCATGTATTACCTACTGGGCCCATCACGTCAATGACGCATCAGGTAATAATAACGGACGCATGGATCCGGGCGAGACCGTTGATCTGGTCATAACGCTTAAAAATCAGGGCAATGCGACCGCGACGAATGTATCGGGAAAGCTCAGGACGACGTGTCCTTATATAACATTTATTGATTCGACGGCGATATACGGTACTGTTCCAGCCGGTGACACTTCGACCGGCGCCGGCGATATCTACCGGCTGCAGGTTTCGAGCACCGCGCCCCAGGGTACGGAAGCAGAATTCATCGTTTTTTCCCAGGCCGGTGAAGGCACCTGGGAGCCTTTCTTCATTGATATCATCGGTACTATTCCCCAACCGGGGCTGGTCTGGGCAGACCATGATACGGGTGCGTGCGTGCTTTCGGTCACGACCTTCGGCGGATTCGGGACAACCTATCCTCATGGCGAAGGTTCGGGCTTTAAATACTCAAAGATCGTTTCTAACGGTTCATTGTATTACGGAAGCATGGTCTGCGGAACCAGCTCTTCGTATATCGTTGACCGCTTCTACGGACCGCCATCTTCCTCCACGATCAACTATGATTTCAATATCCTCGATACGCTCAAGCCCGTCCTGCCGCCGCGCGCAGCATGCGAAGAGTATGAAGCGGTCTATAGCGATTCGGGCCATGCCAGCCCAAAGGGGCTGATCGTCACGCAGTGGAGCCTGATGAATTCACAGCCTGGTTATGATGACTGGGCTATCGTGTGCTTCGATTATTTCAATTCCGGATCAACGTCGATCACCAACTTCTATTCGGGCATGATGTTCGACTTTGATTTATATAATACCACGGACAATATCGTGAGGTCCGACACGGTCCGCAGGTTCACGTACATGATGCAGCCTTACTCCATGTACCCTACCTGCGGGGTCAGGCTCATTGAACCGATAACAGCGCGCAATCTGTCCGCGATCGACCACCTTTATTATGTCGAACCTGCGACCATGATGACCGAAGCGGTAAAAGACTCATTTTTAAAGGGTCTACTGCAACTGCGTAACAGCACCAGGACTGATAATTATTCGATCTGCGTCTCGGCTGGCCCCTATACTATCACTCCGGGCGGAAACGCGCGTGCCGTGTACGCGGTCGTTGGCGGCAATGATTCCACGCTCGCAAAGATCAACTCGGACAGCGCCCAGTCATGGTGGGACCAACACAGCGGCGCGGTCGAAAACCGTCAAGCCGCGCACATGCGGCGAGCCGTATTACAGCTGGTCCAAAACCCGGCCCGTCATCACATCGGGATCGCCTATCAACTGAACAAAAATGAAACGGTGGCGATCGATCTTTACGATGCTACCGGCCAGCGCCGTACGCGGATCTTTGAGGGCACGCTTACTGGAAAGGGTGTGCTTAACTGGACCCCCGCGCACCTTGCGCCGGGCGTCTATTTCGTCAGGCTGCAGCAGTCAACCGGCGATTCCATTGAAAAAGTCCTGTACTTGAGGTAA